The Acinonyx jubatus isolate Ajub_Pintada_27869175 chromosome B3, VMU_Ajub_asm_v1.0, whole genome shotgun sequence genomic interval catgcgtgtgtgtccatgtgtctgtgtctgtgtgtgcatgtgtgtgcatgtgtgtgtgtccatgtgtccGTGCCTGTGTGTAAGTACccatgtgcatgcacgtgtgtgcctgtgtgcatgcgtgtgtgtccatgtgtctgtgtgtccatgTGTCCGTGCCTGTGCACGTGTAAGTACCCGTGTGCGTGCACGTATAagcttgcatgtgtgtgcatgtgtgtgtgtccatgtgtctgtgtgtgtgcatgtgtgcaggtgtgtgtatgtgtgtgagtccATGTGTCTGTGCCTGTGCGTGTGTAAGTACCcatgtgcacgcacatgtgtgcctgtgtgcatgagGGTGTGtccatgtgtctgtgtctgtgtgtgtgcaggtacCCACGTGCATGCACATATAAgcctgcacatgtgtgcatgtgtccgtgtgtgtgtacgtgtgtgccaCACACCTGGGTGGCCATGAGAGCAGTGAGAGGAGCACAGAGACTTTCAgaggctgggtgggggcaggggcggtCGTGGAGGTTGGTCTGGGGGTGAGGACAGCACAGCTGTGGCCCCGGTAGGCGAGAGCATCGCTCACTCAGGACGAGCATCTTTTGAatggatgtttttatttctaattttgataaAACGCCACATCTCACCCCATTGACACGGTTAgtttgcacacatgcacacacagcgaCGGGTTCCCCAGGGACTCTGGGATCCACCCGGAGTGGGGTGGCCCACAGGTCAGTAGCAGGTGGTGGCCGTGTCAGACAAGACCAGGGACACGTTGTACAGGGTGGGTTTACCGGTGGACTTGTCCACGCTCCTCTCCGTCACCATGTGGGGCAGGGCCTCGTGGCCCACAACACAGGTGTAGGTCTCCCCCGAGCTCCACTCCTCCTCACTCACAGTCAGGGTGCTGTGGACAAAGTAGAGGTGGGGGTCCTGGGGCTCGGGCGTCGGGTCACTGGTCACATAACTCTCAGAGGACATGGGTTGGCCTTTCTGCAGCCATTGCACAAACACATCTGCGGGTGAGAAGCCCTTCACCAGGCAAGTGACTGTGGCTGACTCCCGCAGGCTCAGCTGCTCCCGGCTGGGTGGCAGGACGTAGACGGAGGGCGGTTGCTTGTTGACGTCTGTGGGAGGAAAGGCGGCTGTTAGCtcaggtggggggctggggggagaggctGTGGGAGAGTCCCGGGGCAGAAGAGAAGCGGACTCCTACCCTTGGGTTTAGAGATGGTCTTCTTCAGTGGCGAGGGCAGATCTGTGTGGGTCACCGTGCAGGTGAAGTCCTCCCCTGACTCCCAGTCCTCTGCACAGACGGTGGCCTCCCCCGTGGCACTGAAGGTGTTGTTGAGGTTGCTCTGGAAGATGGTGGTGGTTGGCAGAAAGTCGCCATTCCGGCGGGTCCAGGAGATGTTCAGGCTGTCGCGGGTGGTCAGGTCTACGACCCTGCAGGACAGCTTGGCCGACTTGGTTTGGAAGATGCTGGCGAAGGTGGGGGGAATGGCGAAGATTCTGATGCTGGCCTGCGTGTCTGGATCGGGAGAGAGCTTGTGTCAGTGACTGGCTGGATGGGCAACCGGGCAAAGGGGGGAGGTTTTCCCAAGAGAACAGAAGCTGGCCACGCCGAGCCTTCCTGAGCCCCAAGGACCCCTTGGAGGGGATGCTGGGCCCCCCCACCTGACAAgtggccccctccctgcccttggcCGCTCCAGGAAGCCAAGGCTCAGGAAGCGGCTGCCCTGAGTGGACACCTATGAATATGAGGAGGGGTCCCTGCCCCGAGGGGCTGCACCAGGGGCCAGGACCACTCACTGAGGATGCATGCAGAGGACACATTCTTCTTGAAGGTCAGCCCATTGTGCTCCACACTGCAAGTGAACACGCTCTGGCTGAGCCAGGCATTCTCGGTGATGGTCAGCGTGCTGAACACCCTGAAGGTCACGGGCCCGGGCCCTATGTTCTCAGCCTCCACGTTGCCTGGGCCGAAGCCCGGCCTGATGAGCTTTCCGTCACGAAACCAGGACACAGAGATCTTCTTGGGGCTGAAGCCTGTTGCCTGACAGACAAGCTGGGACGTGCGCTGGTTGTTGTCAGAGAAGGCGTCACGGGGTGGGATGAAGACAGTCACCTTGGGGGACAGCACTAAAGGCACTGCGGTGAAGGGGACAAGACGTCAGCCCACCtgacccccctccctgcccccatcccggCCATGGGTAGGAGAGCCCGACTCTCACCTGGGATGGGCACGTTCACCTCACTGTTGCCCTTGGGGTGTTTCACATTGCATGTGAGGAAGTCATCTGAACCCTGGAGGACGTCCACAGAGGGCAGGAGCACCTGAGAGGTAGCCACGTACTTGCCCTCTCTCAGGACTGGAGGGAAGGTCTGGATGTCCTGGTTGTTGACCACACTGTTGTTCTTGTAGTTCCAGGAGAAGGTGACGGAGCTGGGCAGGAAGTCCCGGGCCAGGCAGCCCATGGCCACCAGGGGCTCATCGGACAGGGAGCTCTCACAGGTGATGAGGGGGAAAAGATTTGGACGGGATGAGGTCtctgaggaccagagagggaCAAGAGAAAGGGGTGAGAAGGCGTCTCCTTCCCACGCTCTGCCAGGCGGGCCAACGCCAACCACATGGCTCCCTCATTTCGCTACCACGAGGGCTGCCCTCGCGGCCTCCCCAGCCTGGACCGACGGCACAGTGGGCAGCTGTGTCGAGGCCCAGGTCCTGCTGGGAAGGGGAGGCAAGGCGGCCCCCGCCCTGCTGCAGAAGTCCAGCTCTGGGCTTGTGGGAAGTTGGGGGTGCTTCACGCTGGGAGGGGTGGATGTGACCTCCTCCCAGCACCTGCCACCCTTGCACTCAAGTGCACTCTGGTGCCTGGCTCTCAGCTCAGGACAGCTCGGCCCTGACTGGCGGTGCCTTCCCTCTGAGACCCCAGAGCCACGTAGGCACACTCAGCCACGAGCCCCGTGAACCGTCCATGtggcaggctgacagcatggagagaGGACCCCCCAAGCCCCCAGACAGACCACCAGCCCAGGCCTGTGTGTCTAGGGTCAGCAGAGACTGTGAACACGAGGAGTGGGAATTATGCAGATTCCTCTTGGCCCGTCCTTTGCACAACCAGGTCATTGAGGTCAGCCCAGTGTTAGGACAGTCCAGCAAGGCCAGGTCTCCCCAATTAGAACTAAATGGCCCAACATGGGTTATTCTAGCACAAGCCTGGACATCAGACTTCTCTAAGCCAAGCCACTCAGAGAGTCCATTTCTGCTGGGCCAGCTCAGTGACCCTGATTAATTGGTTTGGTGTACTAACCCTAGCACACATCAGCCCaacccagctcagcccagctcagctcagcccagctcagccccattcagcccagctcagcccagctcagcctggCCCAGCCTGGCCTACTCCAGCTTAGCTCAACCCAGCTCAACCCAACTCatctcagctcagcccagcccagctcagcccagctcagcccagctcagcctggCTCAGCTCAGTCCAGTTCAGCCCAGAACAGTTCAGCCCAGTGCAACCTAACTAAACTCAgcctggcccagccctgcccggTTTAGCTCAACCTATCCTAGCCCATCCCAGCCTAGCCCTGCTCATCCCAGTTCAGCCCAGACCAGAACAGTCCAGCTCAGCCCAACCCAGCTCAGCCCAGAGCAAGCCAGCTAAGCTCAGcctagcccagcccagcccagcccggttTAGCTTAGCCCAGTTCAGCCCAGTTCAGTCCAGCTCAGCCCAGAacagcccagctcagctcagctcagctcagcccagctaaactcagcccagctcagcccagctcagtttagcccagctcagccccagctcagccccagctcagcccagctccgccccagctcagctcagcccagctcagcccagctaaactcagcccagctcagcccagctcagttTAGCCCAGCTTAGCCCCaactcagcccagctcagccccagctcagccccagctcagctcagcccagctcagcccagtgCAACCCAGCtaagctcagcccagctcagcccggTTTAGCTCAACCTAgtccagcccagctcagctcagctcagcccagttCAGCCCAGTTCAGCTCAGTTCAGCCCAGTTCAGCCCagttcagcccagctcagcccagcccagctcagcccagttcAGCCTGGCTCAGCTCAGCCCAGTGCAATCCAGCTCAGCTCAGTTTAGCTCAGCCCAACCCAGGTCAGCCCAGCCCAattcagcccagctcagcccagtgctaagctcagcccagcccagcccagcccagcccagcctggttTAGCTCAACCTAGCCCAGCttagctcagcccagctcagctcagctcagctcagcccagttCAACTCAGCTCAGCttagcccagctcagcccagctttGCCCAgttcagctcagcccagcccagcccagctcagcccagttcAGCCtggctcagctcagctcagctcagcccagggCAAGCCAGCTAAGCTCAGCCTAGCCCAGCCCGGTTTAGCTCAGCCCAGTTCAGCCCAGCTCAACCCAGCTAAACTCAGCCCAGCTAaactcagcccagctcagcccagatTAGTTTAGCCCAGCTTAGCCCagttcagctcagctcagcccagctcagcccagttcagctcagcccagctaagctcagcccagcccagcctggttTAGCTCAACCTAGCCCAGCTCATCTCAGCctagctcagcccagctcagctcagctcagctcagcccagtgctaagctcagctca includes:
- the LOC128316148 gene encoding histidine-rich glycoprotein-like, with amino-acid sequence MLVLSERCSRLPGPQLCCPHPQTNLHDRPCPHPASESLCAPLTALMATQVCGTHVHTHGHMHTCAGLYVHARGYLHTHRHRHMDTPSCTQAHMCVHMGTYTRTGTDTWTHTHTHTCKLIRARTRVLTRAQARTHGHTDTWTHTHAHRHTRACTWVLTHRHGHMDTHTCTHMHTQTQTHGHTRMHTQRHMDTHTCTQAHTCMHMGTYTCTGTETWTHRHTHAHPCRHVNTHTGNTHVHGHRHSCTVRGCKYTCIHTHGHRRGGTCIHRDAQGYGHAHIYIQAHTHTCGHTQTHAHIGTHTYTQSQIH